The Prosthecochloris marina sequence TGAAAAAGAGCTCGGTTCGATCACCAACCTCTATGTCACACCGGTAACACGCCTGGAGTTCCTGCTCGGCAAGCAGATTCCTTACATTGCCATCGGAATGATCAGCTTCTTTACGCTTGTCGTGCTCTCCGTCACGGTGTTCGACGTTCCCGTCAGGGGAAGCTTTGCGACATTGACGTTCAGCGCCCTGCTGTATGTCATCGTCACAACCGGTTTCGGACTCCTGATGTCTTCCTTTACCCGCACACAACTTGCGGCCCTCGCGGTAACGGCATTCGCAACCTTGATACCCGCCGTCCGCTTCTGTGGCCTGACCGATCCGGTATCCTCCCTCGACGGGGCCAGCGCATTTCTCGGCAACATCTACCCGACAACCTATTTTCTCTATATCTCGAGAGGATGTTTCACCAAAGAACTCGGCATGGGAGACCTGTACGGCTATATTGCCGCTCTTTGCGCCTTTATCCCGGTGTTTACAGGCCTGAGTCTTATCCTGCTCAAAAAACAGGGGGAGTGAAAAAATGAAACGACACACGGCAAGAAACATCTGGCACTTGGGCATCAAAGAACTGAGAAGTCTCTGGAGCGACAAAATTATGCTCGGGCTCATCCTTTTCATGTTCACCGTCGGCATTTATGTAGCTGCCGGAGCACAGTCCCGTGAACTGCACAACGCCCCCATAGCGTTTGTGGATAACGACCGTTCACCACTGTCGGAGCGTATCATCGATGCGTTTTACCCTCCACATTTCAAACATCCCGAACATATTTCACAGCAGGAAATCGATCCCGGTATGGATGAAGGGCTCTACACCTTCGTGCTTGTTATTCCACCTGAGTTCCAGCACGACGTACTCGCGGGAAAACTTCCGGAAATACAGGTCAACGTCGACGCAACCCGGATGACACAAGCATTTATCGGATCGAGCTATATCAGCAGTATCATCAACGGGGAGGTGCTGGAGTTTGTTCGAGGATACAGAACATCGACACCTCTGCCCATCGATCTTGCCGTCAAAGTACGTTTCAACCCGAACCTCAACGGGATCTGGTTCGGCAGCGTCATGGAAATCATGACAAACATCACCATTCTCTCCATCATTCTCACAGGGGCAGCTTTGATCAGGGAACGGGAACGGGGCACCATCGAACACCTGCTCGTCATGCCACTCACCCCGTTGGAAATCATGGGAGCAAAAGTCTGGGCCAACGGCATAGTGGTTCTTGCCAGCGCAATG is a genomic window containing:
- a CDS encoding ABC transporter permease yields the protein MKRHTARNIWHLGIKELRSLWSDKIMLGLILFMFTVGIYVAAGAQSRELHNAPIAFVDNDRSPLSERIIDAFYPPHFKHPEHISQQEIDPGMDEGLYTFVLVIPPEFQHDVLAGKLPEIQVNVDATRMTQAFIGSSYISSIINGEVLEFVRGYRTSTPLPIDLAVKVRFNPNLNGIWFGSVMEIMTNITILSIILTGAALIRERERGTIEHLLVMPLTPLEIMGAKVWANGIVVLASAMLSLFLVVKGLFQVPIAGSITLFMIGAMLHLFSTTSIGIFLGTIARSMPQFGLLIILVILPMQLLSGGVTPRESMPEIVQNIMLISPTTHFVNFSKAIMYRGAGISVVWKQFAVISLIGTVFFLIALTRFRKTVAQTQL